The Branchiostoma floridae strain S238N-H82 chromosome 7, Bfl_VNyyK, whole genome shotgun sequence region tttgtctcagatggcccatgtagttattctgtcacatatgacttggcactggaaggttatttgcataatttgaccaattatatttttacagtagttccatagacaatatgaatagtggtagcccctatccagcagcaacagttagtccccagggtggtatgatattttattcaatccgtccaactaaaacctaaatctcttgaagtacctaagccaaatttaacagcagaaattactattcaaaatgtcattttcaatcccattcatagatggcaagctgctgctgctttaaaaagttcagaaagctgttgtagtcagagtgaacacccagcaaacatcccacaaaatcaatgagcagttgcttagagggggaaaacaattttaTCATACTTTTGCAGTGACAAGATGCAACAAACAAtactaaatttaaaacagaacaaagcctctaccacttaaccctgcccgtactatagattaagcaggcccaaaagtcaagcgaatatgactagccccaagctacaaattacctgcatacaatacggaaatggcaaccccaaagaaacagcaagaaggaaaaatcatacacatacctttctctaacactcaagctctatacatttcttctccactttagaaagttgtatcttctgctgattgccacacagggtaaaggaacttgtaccagaactttaaactcagtactacacagctctcaaaacaccacaaagtcGGACTAAgtagcaaactcaaattgtacctaacaaatgcagcaacagatactagactaGGTATgtcatctggcaggtcagacactgttgatacaaagtaacctgatacattgaaggtggcagaagccagtgcaaaaacagatgacgattctacacctaagcttaaagacctatcaatcaacccaaacccaaccaaaccaagcagatattggggggatgccccaaccacacaaaaacaggggcaacctacagtatcaagttcaagcactagggggcccaaaatcaaacctgaccaccaggacactaACAACAACCCACgaaacaaatagcaacacgatggcaccttgcgttccgaaaatacagcgcacgcgcagtgcccgcacaaaaggtaaccaggaatgtcaagttcaagcaccaagggcaccaaaatcaaaattgagaattattcagccaccgccaacacatgtgccaaatatcattgcgcccgcaccaaccgttcagaagatataactccggaaatacccctcccggacacaaaattcgacctgccgcgtcaagttcaaacgcgacaaggcccaaagtcaatcctaggcaacaggcaacaacttcccacccatgtaccaaaaatcgtcgcaatgacgcgtatcgttccggacacacagcgccaaaagtgcccccaaaacaccaaaaatgccacctgcaatgtcaagttcaagcgccaggaggcccaaaatcaaacctgggTGTcaagctaccacccccaacccacgtatcaaaaatcgtcgtgctcgcaccatccgttcttgagatacagcgccctaaatccccagcttccaaattttcccacgcccgtgaaaaccatacctgcatacataaCGGACTGCCAATCGTACCTCTGCTTGTATGGTGGGGAAATTGTTTTTGCAACTCAGTCACTGACGTAGATGACCTAGATAGACTGAATGATCACGTTGCGCCGTTGTAACCGTTGGTCACGCCTATTTACAGAGCAGTCgacaatgtttgtttggaaGCGAAGCAGCATGGCGATCGGACCCGTTCGGAAGCTTCGATGTTCCTTTCTGCTGGTTCTCCTGGGCCTCCTGATCAGACACAGGAGCAGTGCTGAAAGGGTTCTGTTGGTTCATCCGAATTTCAACAGCCACTGGATGGCTCTGGCCAAAATTGGCCGTGCTTTGGTGAATAAAGGTCATACAGTTGCTGTCGCGGTCCCACAGGACACTGTAGAAAAACACCGGGCAGAGTGGCCTGACTTTCAGTTTGAGGTATTCCAAGACCAAGGAACCCAAGCAAGGATGAGGGCAATACAAGACCAAGCTTGGTCTACGGCTGGGGAATTGTCTAtctttgattttaaaaatgtatttgacGCTTCGTCAGGAGAGTCAAAGAAACACTGTGCCCTACTTCTGGGTGATAGCAAGCTTCAGCATCGACTGAAGACATCCCAGTACAGTGTGGTAATTTCTGACCCCATTTTTCCTTGTGGCGCTATCCTCTCAGCCCTTCTAGACACCCGGGTCCCCCACATCGCCGTTATGCGTGCAGATGTTCACTTTCTTGACGAAAAAGCTACAGGTGTACCGATCCCTCTGTCTTACGTACCATCTCTAACTACCGACTTTACCGATGATATGACCTTTGGACAACGACTGCAGAACGTTATCGTATCTACTCTTCTACCATTGTTATTACGCCCTATTGTGAGTAGCACATATGACGGACTGGTCCGTACCTTCGTCGGTGAGGATGAAACTATGCAGAGCGTGACGTCACGTACGGACTTGTGGCTTTATCGAACCGACAATGTGCTGGATTTTCCTCGTCCCAGCATGCCCAACATGGTTCAGGTTGGAGGACTGAATGTCCGTGTGGCCGCCCCCCTTACTGAGGTGAGTTCTTATAATTATACCACAAAATAAACTTGTTAGGCGAATAGGAACTACTGTCTGTAATAAAGCTAATTAGACCATGATGGAGAGTCTATAGAGATGAAGAAAACTCACTTCGAATCATCAATCTCTCCACAGGACATGGAAGCGTTTTTTCAGAGCTCTGGAGACGATGGAGTGATTGTCGTCAGTTTCGGGTCGATGGTCAAGACGATGTCGACTGAGAGGCAAGAAGTCTTCGCGGCTGCCTTCGCCCGACTCCGACAGAAGGTGGTGTGGCGTTACGTGGGAGAAAAGCCGGCCGGTCTGGGAAACAACACCAGACTACTGGCCTGGCTGCCTCAGAACGACCTGCTGGGTAAGATCAATGTTCTAACAATGAGACCACCTAAACATTGACAAgtatcaaattgaaaaaaaaagtactgtGAATGCATCACTTACAGGACTTACTTGAATTACATGAAAGTTAAATCCTTTTCTAAGATAAGAGCACCGAATCTTTATAGTTTCAGGTCTGTAATCATATGTTCCTCTCAGGTTTTGCTACCTGTACACCGATCACATTTTCAAGATCATTTGCTATACACTTCCTTTATTTGCTGTAGCCCACACAAAGACCCGAGCCTTCATCACTCACGCTGGGTCGAACGGCCTGTACGAGGCCCTGCACCACGGCGTGCCCATGGTCTGTCTGCCGCTGTTCGCGGAACAGCCCGCTAACGCCGCCCGGGTGGTGGCCAGGGGACTGGGGGTGAAGTTGGACTTCAGCAAGGTCACGTCTGACCAGCTGTACCAGGCCATTCTTCATGTTGTCACTAACACGAGGTACTTATGATGTCACATGGATGTACAGCACCTGATACACTGAACTATTGATAATGGtataaacacagacacacacgcgcacgtgcacacacacacacacacacacacacacacacacaaacacacacacacacacaaaaacacacacacacaaaaacacacacacaccacgcgCACGCATttaaacactcacacacaaacgcacacaaacacgctCAGACTAAGCGCGTCCGggttcattttctttattaccTAGCTTTGATGAAGTGTGATAATTTGGTATTGAAGAATGATTGTTGGCTTATTATTTAGCACGCTGTTTCATTTCCTGCTTGGCAGCTACCGTGAGACGGCAGCCCGCCTGTCCCGCCTGCACCGTGACCAGCCACAGTCACCCATGGAGCGGGCCGTCTGGTGGATagaacacgtcatcaaacatggcggactGCCCCATCTCCGCGCACGCGCCGTGGAGCTGCCGTGGTACCAGTACTACCTACTGGACGTGGCCGGGTTCCTGCTAGTCGTGTGTGCAGCTGTCCTGGGTACCGTGTGGTACAGCTGTTCGTTCGTCTGTAGGAAGATTTGCGGTAAAAGTGGCGCCAAACTGAAGTCTCAGTAGACACTTCAGGTATCTCTGGAAGTCTGCAAATAGTGCTACCTGATAAGATAACTTTTAATTATTAACTGTGACGTAATTCCTTTTTCTGTGTACACGTTAAACACAATGCAGTGATATAGCAGGTTGACCTTTGGCACGTCATGACGTAGTTAGTCAACCTGTTATGAGATAATTGTACAAGCTTGATTGTACTGGATGGAAAGTTCCACAAAAAAGACGCAGATGATGCCTGGGAATAAtgacttaggccacagcaagtaatttagaattttatggatgacatcctctgcaaactGCAATAAAAATGAGGTAGGgcgaaaagaaaacaagacgggtaaaaaataaacaagatggtaaattttcaaactagacaccataaacgttgtaacaagaattgaagtgataaaatatggcatcacaaccaacaaggcattcataaTATTACTGTATTAAAGAAATGCACTAGTGTAAtaaaagtgacaccagtgtggtagactggtactCACTAACCATGTtagcaactacactcatgacttccatattggcACCACTCTTACAAttatccagcaagtttcacttctgcaactacagtcaatgctacctatctagtgtcaattctataTACAATTAtttggttacaacacaacccattaacccattttggtctatctgatcATCCCTGAATAAGGAAaaaatcttgttgttttttctcaggcaaaaattaatgagcgcgcggatgtcatccataaaatttacttgctgtggccttagtagaAATAATCAAGTAAAGTGGTCTCTACCTAATGACCTTAATCTTTATTTCAAAGTTGTCAATAGACTTTCTTTTTAAACAACAGTACAAGTCTTCAAATTTCCACTATTTGCAATATTGCTGTTTCGTGAAAACAAAACTTGGTGGCTAGATAGCAAGGAAGTAGTGGATATGGAGGTGTTGATTAAATTTCCAAGCGGATGTTAGGGTGGTAGCTTGCATTGTTTGCTGCCTTCCCCCACAGTCAGCAAGTGTAACAGTCTTCTCCTACAgtcttacatctgctttgaggtTATGTGCTGAACCTTAAAAACCACGAAGTATGAGCTAACAATATGGGAAGTCAAGCCAAAAACCTAGCCCCtggttttccttttttcttgaaCAGCCTTTTAAATACTTATGAATGTTATTGTTTAAAAACTTTGTTTAAAAGAGGGGCCACGTGATTTATGGACTGACATACATAAATGTAGCTATTGCAATTATCTCATATTATATATCGTAAAGTTTGTATGTTTAATGATTTTATCAACAAGTAATATATCCAGAAAAGCTACAGATTTAAAATTCACAACCAGTGTGTTCAGCAAGACTGTTCAGTTTTTATCTACATGCTGATAATCATTTAAGATTAGTATTGAGAAGAATGCTGTATGTTATCTCTACATATGTCATGGTATTATAGGAGTTTGTTATGGAATTAAATCAAGCTTGACAAAATTGAACAAGGTGTCATTCATGCAGTAGATGGTGAGAACGAGAGGTGAAAACCAGTCGTGATCTATTGAGGGGACAAATTCGGCTAGAAATGCAATATGGTTTGTCACAATGTTGGCCAGAGCAGACACATACGCTTGCCAACATATCTGATTGGTTCTTAGTAgggccgg contains the following coding sequences:
- the LOC118419494 gene encoding UDP-glucuronosyltransferase 2A3-like; this translates as MALAKIGRALVNKGHTVAVAVPQDTVEKHRAEWPDFQFEVFQDQGTQARMRAIQDQAWSTAGELSIFDFKNVFDASSGESKKHCALLLGDSKLQHRLKTSQYSVVISDPIFPCGAILSALLDTRVPHIAVMRADVHFLDEKATGVPIPLSYVPSLTTDFTDDMTFGQRLQNVIVSTLLPLLLRPIVSSTYDGLVRTFVGEDETMQSVTSRTDLWLYRTDNVLDFPRPSMPNMVQVGGLNVRVAAPLTEDMEAFFQSSGDDGVIVVSFGSMVKTMSTERQEVFAAAFARLRQKVVWRYVGEKPAGLGNNTRLLAWLPQNDLLAHTKTRAFITHAGSNGLYEALHHGVPMVCLPLFAEQPANAARVVARGLGVKLDFSKVTSDQLYQAILHVVTNTSYRETAARLSRLHRDQPQSPMERAVWWIEHVIKHGGLPHLRARAVELPWYQYYLLDVAGFLLVVCAAVLGTVWYSCSFVCRKICGKSGAKLKSQ